Proteins encoded in a region of the Inquilinus sp. KBS0705 genome:
- a CDS encoding trehalose synthase: MYILNILRLAIVNLLMDNTSTRKPIFALILLLALCFGCTRPKPTQVVTGSVPWYKTAIVYNLDVDTYQDSDGNGVGDFNGLTSRLDYLKWLGVNVIWLSPFQPTPDKDDGYDVADYYGIDKRLGTKADFDRFISEAKKRNIRVIMDLVLNHTSTDHPWFKQARTDTTSKYFNYYVWSKKRPKDWDKGMGFPTVETESWTFDPLARHYYFHRFYNFQPDLNIESADVRHEIKNILQYWLKQGLDGYRLDAVPFIIDLPKTGAEEPEHKFDVLTDIKNTVKAVKPDALLLGEANVEPKENINYFGKNGEHLQMMFNFYGNQYLFYGFATGNIKDFAKSLKDTREKPVSAQWAYFLRNHDEIDLGRLPKNKLKQVYSKFAPDSSMILYDRGVRRRLAPMFSNNLQQLKMPYSLLFSLPGTPVIRYGEEIAMGDDQHLKERLALRTPMQWAGTANAGFSTASHTLRPVINKGEYGYRKVNVMAEKDSGASLLNFIKTLATLRKQHPEIGAGAWDVLDTDNQSVFAIRYNYNGKTLLMVHNFNNQALQATIKANLSPRASLVDMFTNKITQTLKNEKLTIGLQGYGYQWYQVK; this comes from the coding sequence ATGTATATATTAAACATTTTACGATTGGCGATAGTTAATTTACTAATGGATAATACATCAACACGAAAACCCATTTTTGCTTTAATACTACTTTTAGCACTGTGCTTTGGCTGCACACGGCCAAAACCCACGCAAGTGGTAACCGGCAGCGTACCCTGGTATAAAACTGCTATAGTATATAATTTAGATGTGGATACCTACCAGGATAGCGATGGCAACGGCGTCGGCGATTTTAACGGGCTTACCAGCCGGCTCGATTATTTAAAATGGCTTGGTGTTAATGTGATATGGCTTTCGCCTTTTCAGCCCACGCCCGATAAGGATGATGGTTATGATGTAGCCGACTATTATGGTATTGATAAGCGCTTAGGTACAAAAGCCGATTTTGACCGTTTTATAAGCGAAGCAAAAAAAAGAAACATTCGGGTAATAATGGATCTTGTGCTTAACCATACCTCAACAGATCACCCGTGGTTTAAGCAGGCGCGTACCGATACTACATCCAAATATTTCAATTACTACGTATGGTCAAAAAAACGACCAAAGGATTGGGACAAAGGGATGGGTTTCCCTACTGTTGAAACTGAAAGCTGGACCTTTGACCCGCTTGCCCGTCATTACTATTTCCATCGTTTTTACAACTTTCAGCCCGATCTTAACATCGAAAGTGCCGACGTTAGGCACGAAATAAAAAACATACTGCAATACTGGCTAAAGCAAGGCTTAGATGGCTACCGGCTTGATGCCGTGCCCTTTATTATCGACCTGCCTAAAACCGGCGCCGAAGAACCCGAGCACAAATTTGACGTTTTAACCGATATAAAAAATACGGTTAAAGCCGTAAAACCCGATGCCTTACTGCTTGGCGAAGCCAATGTAGAACCCAAAGAAAACATCAACTACTTTGGTAAAAACGGCGAGCATTTACAAATGATGTTTAACTTTTATGGCAACCAGTATTTGTTTTATGGCTTTGCAACCGGCAATATCAAAGATTTTGCAAAATCGCTTAAGGACACCAGGGAAAAACCGGTTTCGGCCCAGTGGGCCTACTTTTTGCGCAACCACGATGAGATAGACCTGGGGCGCCTGCCTAAAAACAAACTTAAACAGGTATACAGCAAATTTGCGCCAGATAGCAGCATGATACTATACGACAGGGGCGTACGGCGAAGGCTTGCCCCTATGTTTTCAAACAACCTGCAACAGCTTAAAATGCCCTATAGCCTGCTTTTTTCGTTACCGGGCACACCCGTTATAAGGTACGGCGAAGAGATAGCCATGGGCGATGACCAGCACCTTAAAGAACGCCTGGCCCTGCGCACGCCTATGCAGTGGGCCGGTACTGCCAACGCCGGGTTTTCAACCGCATCGCACACGCTTCGCCCGGTAATTAATAAAGGTGAATATGGTTACCGAAAAGTGAATGTAATGGCCGAGAAGGACTCTGGCGCCTCTCTGCTCAATTTTATAAAAACGCTGGCCACCCTCAGGAAACAGCACCCCGAAATTGGCGCAGGCGCATGGGATGTGTTAGATACCGATAACCAAAGTGTTTTTGCCATTAGGTATAACTATAATGGTAAAACACTACTTATGGTACACAATTTTAACAACCAAGCCCTGCAAGCAACTATCAAAGCCAATTTAAGCCCGAGGGCCAGTTTAGTAGATATGTTTACCAACAAGATTACACAAACGCTTAAAAACGAAAAACTAACCATAGGCCTGCAGGGTTACGGCTACCAATGGTACCAGGTAAAGTAG
- a CDS encoding peroxiredoxin: MSLRIGDDAPNFKAKTSKGEIDFYEYLGDSWGVLFSHPADYTPVCTTELGKTASLKDEFEKRNVKVIALSTDTVESHKGWISDINETQGVEVTFPIIGDESREISQAYDMIHPNASLVATVRSLFVIGPDKKIKLIISYPASTGRNFQEILRVIDSLQLTAYHSVATPADWKDGEDVVVLPSIKTEDIPAKFPKGFTEVKPYLRTTPQPNK; this comes from the coding sequence ATGAGCTTACGTATTGGCGACGACGCCCCAAACTTTAAAGCAAAAACATCAAAAGGAGAAATTGATTTTTACGAATACCTGGGCGATAGCTGGGGAGTACTGTTTTCGCACCCGGCAGATTATACCCCTGTATGTACCACCGAGCTGGGCAAAACAGCATCGCTCAAAGATGAATTTGAAAAACGCAACGTAAAGGTGATTGCCCTGAGCACCGATACCGTAGAAAGCCATAAAGGCTGGATAAGCGACATTAACGAAACCCAGGGGGTAGAAGTTACCTTCCCGATAATTGGCGACGAGAGCCGCGAGATATCGCAGGCCTATGACATGATACATCCTAACGCATCGTTAGTAGCCACCGTAAGGTCGTTGTTTGTTATCGGGCCAGATAAAAAGATAAAGCTGATCATTAGCTACCCGGCATCAACCGGCCGTAACTTTCAGGAGATATTAAGGGTGATAGACTCGTTACAGCTTACAGCTTACCACAGCGTGGCTACCCCGGCCGATTGGAAAGATGGGGAGGATGTGGTGGTGCTGCCATCTATTAAAACAGAAGATATACCGGCTAAGTTCCCTAAAGGGTTTACCGAAGTGAAACCTTATTTGCGCACTACGCCGCAGCCTAATAAATAA